The nucleotide window GCACGACGTCCGTCCCCATCGTCCTGTGAGGCGGACCGATGACGAACCCCGGCGTCCCGCGCTCCACGAGGAACGCGGTGATCCCCTTGCGCCGCGGCGTCGCCGTCCGATCGGTCACCGCCATCACGGTGAAGAGGCCGGCCACGGTGGCGCGCGAGATGAAGTGCTTGCGCCCGTTCAGGACGAAGCCGCCGTCGACCGCTGCCGCGCTGGTCTCGATCGCCTCGGCGTCCGAGCCCGCCGGGGGTTCCGAGTTGGCGAAGGCCGCGATCAGCTCGCCGCGCGCCATCGGGCGGAGGTATCTCGCTTTCTGCTCCTCGGTGCCGAAGTGCACGAGCGCGTGGCCGCCGATCCCGTTGTTGCCGGCGATGAGCGTCCCGAAGGCCGAGTGGGTCTGTCCCATTTCCTCCTGGAGCAGGCAGTAGGGGACGACGCCGAGCCCGGCGCCGCCGTACTCGACCGGGATCGTGAGGCCGAAGTAGCCGCCCTTCCGCAGCATTTCGATGACGCGCTCGGGAATCTCGCCCGTCCGCTCGATCGACCCGACCGCGGGCTCGAGCTCGCGCTGGACAAACTGCCGGACGCTGCTCACGAGGAGCTCGAATTCGTCCGGAATCTCCCACCTCATGAGACCCTCCGCACAGTCGTGCGGCAAGCTGGGTGCGTCACGTCGAGATCGTGCTCTCGGACCGGTAGCGGTCGCCGGGACCTAGGAGGACACCGCGAACTCGACCTGCCTGCCGTCGGCCGGGACGTACGTGCGCGTCATCTGATGAATCCGCGGGGAACCCACGGCCACGCGGAGCGCCTGGCAAGCCCGCTCAGCGAGCAGCGACGGATTCGCACGGACCGGACAAGGACGACAAGGCCGGCAGTGTGCGTCTTCACAGGCGCCTACATACACGGGCACGAGTCCAACACAGCCGGCATCGGACTGTCAAGGGCCTACGTGGTGACGTGCTGGGTCCGGTCTTCCTTCCAGGTGGTGCGGTAGAGGAACTCGAGCAGCACGAGCCTCACTCTCCGCCCACCGTCGTCATGTGTGTTACGCTTCGCACGCTTGCCGGGCGACCGGCCACACCACGACACGAGGTACAGAGGACGAACACGACATGCTGCCGACGCACGGGCGCTACGAGTACTCGAACATCACGAGGCGGCCTGACTATTCCTGGCCCGGCGGACACCGGCTGGCCGTCTACGTCGCGCTGAACATCGAGGCCTTCGGCTTCGGGATCGGCAAGGGCGCGGCCATCGCCCCTCCGGACCAAGCGCAGAGCCACAGCGTCTACAGCTGGCGGGACTACGGCAACCGCGTGGGCATCTGGCGTCTGTTCGAGCTGCTCGACACGCTCGGGATCCCGGCCGAGGCCCAGATGAACACTGCGATCTACGAGATGGCGCCGGACATCCCCGAGCGGCTGCGGGCGCGGGGCGACGAGATCCTCGGTCACGGCGTGACCAACTCCGAGGAACAGGGGCATCTCGGCGAGGATCAGGAGCGCGCGTTGATCGAGGGGGTCACGGCCACGATCGCGCGGCACGAAGGGGCCCGGCCCATCGGCTGGATGAGCCCCTGGCTCTCGAACAGCGCGGCCACGATGGACCTGTTGCAGGAGGCCGGCTACCGCTACGTGATGGACTGGACGATGGACGATCAGCCCATCTGGATCCGCACGCGTAAGGGCCGGATCCTCGCCATGCCGTATCCGATCGAGGTGAACGACACGCGCGGGATCGTCTGGTACCGCTACACCGCGGACGAGTTCGCCGACATGATCGTCGACCAGTTCGACGAGATGCTGGGACAGTCGGCGCGCCAGCCGCTCGTCTGCCCGGTCTCGCTCCACCCGTTCGTCATCGGTCGCCCGTATCGCATCCGCCGGCTGCGCCGGGCCCTGCAGCACATCCTCGAGCACCGGGATCAGGTCTGGCTGACGCGCCCACGCGACATCTGTGCGCACATCGAGTCGCTGCCGGCCGGCACGGTCCCCGGCAGCCGCTGACATCGCACCGCGAGCCGACGCACCGCGGGGAGACCACCGTTTCCGTCGTCGAGAAGCGCAAGTTCCGCTGGTACCTCGGTTGCGTCGCCGCCTGGTTCACCAGCTTCGGGATCCAGACGATCGTCTTCCCGTGGCTCGTCGCCGTCGTCCTCAAGGAGCCAGCCCAGCGCGTGGGCATCGCCCAGATGGCGATGATGGCGCCCGCCATCGTCTTCATGCTGCTGGGCGGCGCCGTCGCGGATCGCGCCGACTGCAGGCGCCTCCTGCTTCGCTACCACCTCCTGGCCGCGCTCGCGCCCCTCGGGCTGGCGGGCATCGTCGCCGTCGGCGCGCTCGGCTATTCCGCGCTCCTCGGCTACGGGATCGTCATGGGCACGCTGGGCGCCTTCGTGGTGCCCGCGCGCGACGCGCTCCTCACGCGCGTGGTGCGCCAGG belongs to Candidatus Rokuibacteriota bacterium and includes:
- a CDS encoding polysaccharide deacetylase family protein, which codes for MLPTHGRYEYSNITRRPDYSWPGGHRLAVYVALNIEAFGFGIGKGAAIAPPDQAQSHSVYSWRDYGNRVGIWRLFELLDTLGIPAEAQMNTAIYEMAPDIPERLRARGDEILGHGVTNSEEQGHLGEDQERALIEGVTATIARHEGARPIGWMSPWLSNSAATMDLLQEAGYRYVMDWTMDDQPIWIRTRKGRILAMPYPIEVNDTRGIVWYRYTADEFADMIVDQFDEMLGQSARQPLVCPVSLHPFVIGRPYRIRRLRRALQHILEHRDQVWLTRPRDICAHIESLPAGTVPGSR
- a CDS encoding MFS transporter; translation: MADAPTRHLCAHRVAAGRHGPRQPLTSHREPTHRGETTVSVVEKRKFRWYLGCVAAWFTSFGIQTIVFPWLVAVVLKEPAQRVGIAQMAMMAPAIVFMLLGGAVADRADCRRLLLRYHLLAALAPLGLAGIVAVGALGYSALLGYGIVMGTLGAFVVPARDALLTRVVRQGRERAIAVPSAGQFICQLVGIVVVGWAGWSGAQALLVGQTVILAAGAAAVSRLAPAPSAAPHRHDESRLAAMRDGLREVARSRIGSSTLAGFLALGVELGLWDCSAYGGA
- a CDS encoding acyl-CoA dehydrogenase family protein, coding for MRWEIPDEFELLVSSVRQFVQRELEPAVGSIERTGEIPERVIEMLRKGGYFGLTIPVEYGGAGLGVVPYCLLQEEMGQTHSAFGTLIAGNNGIGGHALVHFGTEEQKARYLRPMARGELIAAFANSEPPAGSDAEAIETSAAAVDGGFVLNGRKHFISRATVAGLFTVMAVTDRTATPRRKGITAFLVERGTPGFVIGPPHRTMGTDVVPAGELVFEDCRIPAANVIGKVGGGFAVAMSTLAQGRLNVAAKCVGTARRLLEMSVAYAKERVQFGRPIGRNQGIQWMLADSATEMAAGRALLYSVARELEQGRDVRRDASMVKLFCAEMVGRVADRAVQIHGGMGYMSELPIERMYREVRLWRIVEGTSEIQRVIIARGLLEE